Proteins from one Trichoplusia ni isolate ovarian cell line Hi5 chromosome 9, tn1, whole genome shotgun sequence genomic window:
- the LOC113497550 gene encoding TBC1 domain family member 23 — protein MAGDEDDSTWLIELESALLDGCSAQEINVLTKGKKIPESLRPDVWLLCLNCQEAGNQLLSFDEIFDLTNQNELRDDVKKFVKRLGNDDDDKLSVISDIESIITFYCKSKSIKYSTNNGWIDILLPLLSLKLPRSDTYNLFEKVLQMYIPQGCVKNGVPFHILRLILQYHDPELCSFLDTKRITPEQYCLPWLRSLFSGTCSLEVVLFMWDLYFQRSDPFFIFFLCLIMVINAREQLLQMKNEDKEAIIGTLSGMPSDLEANDVSDFCSLAHYYSLKTPQSFREDVLEVLFSETGVEINSKLYSQALCLPVAVHELIESATLDSGNGDSVKFFLVDCRPAEQYNAGHLSTAFHLDCNLMLQEPSAFNTAVQGLLNAQRQALAAGSLAAGEHLCFVGSGRTEEDSYAHMVVASFLKRNTKHVSMLEGGFVAIHDYFGPHMTDCLEEHNPSTCLVCAPNNNNESGETQQTNIRDNTPAKQLFSKLSLAMKAKSQEVKGKLIEYIVNPNSTYNNGEWHVSAGDRKEQRYRNVPPVFSINDEDDDSRSDSLRRDFTDSDSLEEVVDLQTYLKEHNVVDSFSCQEVLLNGYMHDSFLVVTETHLVVLRDIPNKRGAAKVMSRRPLSTIVKITAKKRHPELITFKYGVPDGDNLLIKDMDRFLIPNASTATKVVSNQIVQQLDSKA, from the exons ATGGCTGGTGACGAAGACGACAGTACATg GTTAATTGAATTGGAGTCTGCTCTATTGGATGGCTGCTCAGCACAAGAAATCAATGTCCTAACAAAAGGCAAGAAGATACCTGAGAGCTTGCGGCCTGATGTCTGGCTCCTTTGTCTCAACTGCCAGGAGGCAGGTAACCAATTACTTTCATTTGACGAAATATTTGACCTCACTAATCAAAATGAACTCCGAGATGATGTCAAGAAGTTTGTTAAGAGGCTtggaaatgatgatgatgataaattgtCTGTCATATCTGATATTGAATCCATCATAACTTTTTACTGTAAGTCTAAATCTATAAAGTATTCTACAAATAATGGATGGATTGACATTTTATTACCTTTGTTAAGTTTGAAGTTGCCAAGGTCTGAtacttacaatttatttgaaaaggtACTGCAGATGTACATTCCACAGGGCTGTGTAAAGAATGGTGTCCCATTCCATATTCTAAGGTTAATACTCCAGTATCATGATCCTGAGCTTTGCTCATTTCTTGACACCAAACGGATAACACCTGAACAGTATTGTCTGCCATGGTTAAGATCATTGTTCTCTGGAACATGCAGTTTAGAAGTAGTGCTTTTTATGTGGGATTTATACTTTCAAAGGTCTGACCCCTTCTTCATATTTTTCCTTTGCCTGATAATGGTAATCAATGCTAGAGAGCAATTATTACAAATGAAGAATGAAGACAAAGAGGCCATAATTGGTACACTGAGTGGAATGCCTTCTGATTTAGAAGCAAATGATGTCTCTGATTTCTGTTCTCTAGCTCACTACTATTCATTGAAAACTCCTCAATCATTCCGAGAAGATGTTTTAGAAGTATTGTTTTCTGAAACTGGTGTAGAAATTAATTCTAAACTGTATTCTCAAGCTCTATGTCTTCCAGTAGCTGTACATGAGTTGATTGAAAGTGCCACTCTTGACTCTGGGAATGGTGACAGTGTCAAGTTCTTTTTAGTTGACTGCAGACCAGCAGAACAGTATAATGCTGGACACTTGTCAACTGCTTTCCATCTAGATTGTAACTTGATGTTGCAAGAGCCATCAGCATTTAATACTGCTGTACAAGGACTGCTAAATGCTCAGAGACAAGCATTGGCTGCAGGATCCCTTGCAGCTGGGGAACATCTCTGCTTTGTTGGCTCTGGCAGAACTGAGGAAGACAGTTATGCTCATATGGTAGTAGCATCATTCTTGAAAAGAAATACTAAACATGTATCAATGCTGGAAGGTGGTTTTGTTGCAATTCATGACTATTTTGGTCCCCACATGACTGACTGCCTGGAAGAGCACAATCCATCAACCTGTTTAGTATGTGCCCCAAATAACAATAATGAGTCTGGAGAAACTCAACAAACCAACATAAGGGACAATACACCTGCTAAGCAGTTGTTCAGTAAATTATCACTGGCAATGAAAGCTAAGAGCCAAGAAGTCAAGGGTAAATTAATAGAATACATTGTCAATCCAAATTCTACATATAATAATGGAGAGTGGCATGTGTCTGCTGGTGATAGGAAGGAACAAAGATATAGGAATGTTCCCCCAGTCTTCAGTATTAATGATGAAGATGACGATTCGAGATCAGACAGTCTAAGGCGAGACTTTACCGATTCTGATTCGTTGGAGGAAGTGGTGGACTTACAGACTTACCTCAAGGAACATAACGTCGTTGACAGTTTCTCTTGCCAAGAAGTTTTACTTAATGGCTATATGCACGATTCTTTCTTAGTAGTTACGGAAACCCATTTAGTAGTTTTACGTGACATTCCGAATAAAAGAGGTGCAGCCAAAGTTATGTCCAGACGACCTTTGTCAACAATTGTCAAAATAACTGCTAAGAAGAGGCATCCTGAACTTATAACATTTAAGTATGGTGTGCCCGATGGTGACAATCTGCTGATAAAAGATATGGATCGTTTTCTAATACCGAATGCTTCCACCGCGACAAAAGTAGTTTCAAATCAGATAGTTCAACAGTTAGACAGCAAAGCGTAG